A window from Drosophila miranda strain MSH22 chromosome Y unlocalized genomic scaffold, D.miranda_PacBio2.1 Contig_Y2_pilon, whole genome shotgun sequence encodes these proteins:
- the LOC117193402 gene encoding immune-induced peptide 2-like, which produces MKFFSVVTVFVLGLLALANAVPLSPDPCNVVINGDCKYCNVHGGK; this is translated from the exons ATGAAGTTCTTCTCAGTTGTCACCGTCTTTGTGCTCGGTCTGCTCGCCCTGGCCAATG CTGTTCCCCTGTCGCCCGATCCTTGCAATGTGGTCATCAACGGCGACTGCAAGTACTGCAATGTCCATGGAGGAAAGTAG
- the LOC117193749 gene encoding immune-induced peptide 1-like, with the protein MKFFSVVTVFVLGLLALANAVPLSPDPGNVVINGACRPCPNIDRRPYIDKNEGERCELLRTPQLYSYTRY; encoded by the exons ATGAAGTTCTTCTCAGTTGTCACAGTCTTTGTGCTCGGTCTGCTCGCCCTGGCCAATG CTGTTCCCCTGTCGCCCGATCCCGGCAATGTGGTCATCAACGGGGCCTGCCGCCCTTGCCCGAATATCGACCGAAGGCCATACATagataaaaacgagggggaacgttgtgagttgctgcgtacaccgcaactctacagttatacccgatactaa
- the LOC117193550 gene encoding immune-induced peptide 3-like, whose translation MKFLSLAFVLGLMAALVNATPLNPGNVIINGDCRTCNVRA comes from the exons ATGAAATTCCTCTCGCTTGCCTTTGTCCTGGGCCTGATGGCGGCTCTGGTTAACG CCACGCCACTGAACCCCGGAAATGTCATCATCAACGGCGACTGCCGCACGTGCAATGTGAGGGCTTAA